Genomic segment of Sebastes fasciatus isolate fSebFas1 chromosome 3, fSebFas1.pri, whole genome shotgun sequence:
gcaaaagatcattaagacataattaaaacagttataaaaacataaaaacattaaagattaataacacacaagagtaaaagctctagtgcagtataagatcattatctggtttaattaaaggcagcagcaaacaggaacgttttaagctttgatttaaaggaactgagagttggagttggtcctgcaggtttctgggagcttgatccagatatttggtgcataacaactgaacactgcttcttcatgtttagttctgaatctggggacactaagcagacctgatccagatgacctgagaggtctggatggttcttAACGTAGCAGAAGATCAgtaatgtattttggccctaaaccgtttagtgctttgtaaaccagcagcagtattttgaaatcaattctctgagagacagggagccaatGTTGTGCAATGGTTGATGGTACTTTTGGGATTAAGTGACTGTTATTGCAGGATAACTTCCCTGGTCTGTCCAGTGAAGTAGTTTttaatgatgaaatgatgaaaaaaagaagcctttatgttggaaaactgtgttttcTCATGATTTCAAATTCTTTTACCTTTATTTTGATACCATTGATTTAAAAATCTAtctaaaaaaactaatttgggGCTGTTATAACAGTTTTTGGGAGCATCTAATTTTCCCTCATATTTCACTCCATCCTTTTCCATATCTTTTGATTAGGGACTCAAATAGTTGGATCGGGTATCGTTGacaattcagttcaattctaTGTTCCTATACATTATGTaatggaatttgaattcctgttcaAATTTTAAATAGAattgttgttgcattaaaaaggtttacacttgaattataattcctgttaatttagaagattttttttaccaagttgctggtgcaggatttattattttattaatatcaaTTCAGTTAAATTATATCTatggatttatttgtcacattttgttttacaaaattagAAAAGCAATATTGaagtcaagtctgatgttgctgtacacataacagaataatcccagtcacttccacaccgGTATCGGtccggtactcggtatcggccgatacgtaaagcccaggtatcgctatcgttgtcgggactgaaaaagtctgatcggtgcatccctagttttgaTTGTTACAGAATAGATCATCATTGTCATCATCACAGTTtactcagacagacagcaggcaTAACCAGCGGCTCAccattcacatttaaaaaaaaaaaaaaacacttataaacaaattgaaaatcatttcattcatcatTTTAACTCCCTCATTTGTCATAATGGGgctctctgttctgttctgttcgcTCAATTCAGAGATTAGATCAGATTAGTCGCTCTCTTTGACTTAGTCCCTTTCATGACAATTTCAGGATAATCGCCTTCCATTTATATCAGTCTGCTTATATGTGGCATGAAATGCAGAGCAAACAGCAGCACGTGGGAGGTTCAGCCtgaagttaataaaaaaaaaggagagcagGATGGCACTCACTTCAGATTCAGTATTGTACTCGGGCCGAGGCTTTAAGTGGGCGGCTGCACAGCACTCGATAGGGGCAGAATGTGATTgcactagggctgacccgaatgcttcgaagcttcgaccgtggCCATGGTATTCAaactccaaatcactattcaaatgcttagctttttaaatctttttttatttttttacatataagtatgtaataataatgtatgaatcccaaaatagcccatgcaataaggaataatccaacATTATTCATCtttaacatgaattattattagttattctcagacgtaTATCGTATATCTGTTTGTTGTgtgcagaggtgtgtgtgtgtacagtaatgCGGCAGTGGCGCTGTCCCGGGccctgaaacgggggagatggagacagacagaagaacatgtcagtctGCCGTGCTGCtccgcgaagcttcgaataccttcgaatattgctcaccgaagcttcaaagcccaaaaaatggtattcgggacagccctagattGCGCAAGCTTCATTTGTTCACTAGGAAAGCAATTTGGTCACATTGGAGTAAAGTAATTGAATAACAAAGGGCTCAAGGGGTAGAATGAGTTGCCAAGGTAACATGCGTCAGAAGAAGGTGTGAAAAGTTCAGGTCAAAGGTGGGATCAGGCCAGATTAGTCTTCTGTGGTTCGTTCACTGCAACATGAGAAACACCATTCCGCCTATACCTAATCATAATGTGCTCGTCATTCATCTGTTTATGACGCTCAAGACTAGAATTGAACCAGAGATTACTCAAGAAGGAATTCCTAGCACATCTCATCAAGTGGCTGTACGATGGggtgtggtgggggggggggctgagaCAGCTTGAGTTAATAAGGATTATGTAACAGGGGCCTTGATGAGTTTTTCCTCAAAACAGCTGTTGCCACCCTCCTTCTACCTGATTAAAGTGTTACATTTACAACAAATCCAGCGACACGCTCCGCTCGACAGATGACAGAAGGAAAACATCACATCTGCAGGAATGTGCCGTGTCAAgggtcattttattttacatcccATTTGTTAAATTGACACGGACTCTTATTACTGTACGTCTCACATTGTGTTTAAGTTTGCGTGTAATTACCATGCATCTGTTTTTTCTTCAGAATTATTcctctattctattctgttattgtaattcTATGCAAAGTACCTGTTATTCAAAAGGACAAGAGCCAGATGTTGAGCGGCGTTGCCAACACACCAGCTGGTGACACTGAATCAGAAGCCCAAAAAGCTGCATTTCTGACATATGCCTCTTATTCAAAATACTGTTTATTCATTTTGGAACTTATGAACTCTGTTTGCTGTGTGGTCATCGGGCAGGAGGTCATACTCTGTCTAAGCCGATCCAGCTAAACACACCTGGACAGAAATTGTGAATTAAACACAGATGAGAACTTGGACTGAGGCGTGTGTCAGCTCAGTACTAagagcatttatttattgagtttagTTTAATCCCAAACCGCTCCCCTCTGACCTTTTCAACAACTCGCATGTTCTCCAAACTCTTCCACAAACAGGGTACTCACTAATTTCTGAACTGCCACATAGTGAATTCAACATAAGGTATTGGCTAAAGCTGCCACTGCTACTGTGCTGTACTAAGTCATGacagtatgttgtttttttctgttctagGTGAGATGTGCAGAAGCTTCATCGACTTGGCCCCTCCATCAGAGAAAGGTGAGTGTCCCAAAAGGACTCCCGTGAAACAGTTACTGTTTAGTGGagaatattccatttctgctaatagatcccccgaaatgttacacgaCGATCCTTTAAGTTGATTCTTTAGACAATGACAGTAAAGTACAGTCTCCAAAGGCAAAACCGTAACACCCGCATGAGCAGCGCAGGGTGGCTACCTCGCTGAAATGCTGCGTTTCTCACACGTATGGCGTCCACACCGGCGGCgtctctgctgctgccagccctttctttctacatagagtttgcctttcataatgtccatttcatttcattataaatatcatatttattttagacagaaaaaggttaagaagtgtgtgctcatttgtaaatattgtaatttagtaatataataaatatagtaaTAACCCACATTAAAACCTGgtattttattcattcatggagccctgcaagcCACTGTAtctctacaacactgtcctgtaaatatttcagaataaaagccttgttttattaacaaattaaggaattccgtccacagaaaaaaatgcttcagGGCTTCTACTTTGAAAcggaagcaggaagtgttgatttaaaaataaatctttacttgtttcatgtctgtgacatagtctacagatatctagacattgaaactgtagtgatgttgctggtatgatgtcaatatacggtcaaacgatcactttcactggctgttgctgctgtgaaacCCTCGtggtaaaaataggcgagacctcgaatctccaAAAGTGAGCGCTGCTCACTCGGACAGCGTGGCTGCTCTAAACCTGTTAACGTGAacgctgaaataaaaaacagcaggTTCCGCAGCCGGCACGCACTGCTCATGCAAGCAGTGTGTCCCGGCCGTAACAGTGAAgttaaatacacattttctaAATAATTTGACCTATTGATGAAGGTATGATATCAACAGTTATCCACTGAGCTATGGAGGGCGATTGTTACCCTATACACAATACTTACACTTATACCTATAAGTACTTACATCATGTTTGGTCTGCTTCTCTAACTCTCAAGTTCCCAAATTCACTAAGCACTTAACTTTAATTTTGGGCATTGCCCTTTTAATATGAAACCATGGGGACACAGagcattcacattcacattcacacatttggTGTTGACTTTTAGGATTTTCAGCTGTGTTGATGCTGTCATTGGAGAAATACGCACTTCCCGCCTCTCTGCGAAGCAATTGAATAGGAAGAAAGACGAGAGGGAGACTGCAATGGAGATGCAATCACGCTTGGCTTGATTCATTGGAAAGCTGAGTAGGATTTGGAGTGGACTCGAGAGCTCTGACATCAGCTGAAAATCAGCAGCGTACCAGTGCGGACATGTTAACATCAGCCCCTATTAGCTCGCCCAAGGAACCACTGAGATGTTGGATTAGATCTAATTTGTCCACTAGTCCAAAAGATATCAGTGTTTTAAGACtagtattaaaaaaatgattcacAGTTATTATCAGCCATAAACAGCAGCCCATTTCAAAGGACATGCATGAAACAACTACACTGTGTACTCAGGCTGACTACGGATATAAGTTATATCACACCATgatataaaatgttaatatttgatGTTATTGTAATCAAATGTGCCCATTTTGCAGGGATGCTGTGGCTGTCGCTGGTTTCTGAGATGTTGTACATTGTCCTGCTGGTGGTGGGCTTCAGCCTCATGTGTATAGACCTGGTCCACTCCAGCAACGTCATCGATGGACTCAAGCTCAATGCCTTTGCTGCCGTCTTCACCGTGCTCTCCGGTAGTTACACGTTATTTCTTATTAACTGAGAGGCtttgagtgttttgtttttagtgcCTGTGATGCACTTTAGTCACATGTTTGTGATTCCACTTTCCACACAACTTGATAAAAGATATGCACAACATAATATATCTCATCATGTGGTAATCAGGGCATGATAAACTCTGGATGAGGATTTAAGCCTATCAAGATTAGCATCTCATTATTTTGTTTACATGCATATTTGTGTGGCTCAACTATACATCCGTACTTGTGGAAACAAATCATCCTATTTCTGAGGAATtctattttgcatatttttgtatttgaaccACATGTTGTCTGTATTATTCCAGGTCTTCTTGGCATGGTGGCTCATGTGATGTACACACAGGTCTTCCAGGTCACCGTCAGCCTCGGCCCACCTGACTGGAGGCCCTACAACTGGGACTACGGCTGGTCCTTCTGGTAGGACTCCACAGTCACACAGTAGAAGTCAAAGATCGTACTATGTTTGCTCATCAATATCATATGACGCACcgctctataaataaagtttaagtcAACTCCATTAGGAGATTAGATGAGGGATTCCATTTTTCCATGTAGCAGCCCCAAATAGTTGATCGTAGCTCTGCTCTCACCTCTCCCCAGCATCACTGTCTCTAATGAAAAAAGCCCAAAGCTCTCATGTTATGGCAGGATTAGGCTTTGGTGTCCAAAGCCCCAACACAGGCGCGATTGGAATTGCATAAGGGGATGATATTTCACTCCTTTACAATATGCACATTATGCTGAAAATTTGTTTTAGAGGCTAAACAATTCTTGACCTTTGGTGGGCATTAGCCACCCCTCGTGAAAAGTACACGAGACGATGATTTGATTGTCCGATCTCACATGTGGCACGGCATGCTTGAGGGGAGCGGAAGGACTTACAAGTGATTGATGCTAATCTCCgcaaacaacaaaatattgaGGGAAAAATGTCTAAATGCAATTTGAATTGTGTCCCGACACGGGTGCTCACCATTTTTCATCACAAACGGCAGAGTCACCACATGTGCTGAATTACAAAGtgaattttttcttttctttttgctctGTTGTTTTTATCAGCATGGCCTGGGCGTCCTTCACCTGCTGCATGGGCGCATCAGTCACCACCCTCAACTCCTACACAAAGACCGTCATCGAGTTCAGGCACAAACGCAAGACCTTCGAGCAAAGCATCCGAGAGGAGCACGCGCGGGAGGCTTTCGGATATTTCCAGGAATGCTCCCTGCACTCCATCTCCAAATCTGTAGAGGTTTATTCCAGCCAGAGCCTGAAAAGTGGCAGGAAAACTCCCATACCTGTGGACTCTCTGGACCTGACTGACATTGCAACATCTTTGGGAGAAGAGCAGTGCTGAACCAGACAGGACAGGAGGTGGTGGCATTCCTCTCAGTATGGCAACTTGATGGATGGAAGACTTGTTGTCCACATGTGGTCTGCATTCAGTACGGGATGAACAGCTAACAGGATTTCAGGCTGTATCATGAGCTTCACCTGATTCATTTTAACACTGCCTTAAATGTGGGTGTGTTGTTGACGTTGGGAGCTTCAAACCAGCTGACAACTGAAAAAAGTGGACATGAGCTAATCTCATGGATGAAGGTGTTGTCTCTGTTTATGTAACCTACCACAATGTAGATTTAAGAGAAAATGTGAAGTATACCCATATAAATAGAGCGAGGGCCTCTCAGATGCTAATAGCCTTATTAAACATGTTTCagtcaatcaataaatcaatgcaAAGACAGGGTGACAGTTGGTCACTGGTTAACTGGTTTTCATTCATTGTGAAATAAAGCCACAAAGACTTGCTGCAAATTATGTGTCTATTCTGCCTacatatataaattataaatgataTGTGAAGTGTAAGTGTGCAGAATTCTTGTACACAGAATGCTGGATAATTTTTCTGTTGGATGTTCACAATCAGTTACTTTCATCGTCTCATGAAGCCCAAACGAGCATTTGCAAACACACTTCTCATCATGTCAGGAAAAACTGCAGAGAAACTTATAACACAGTGCTTTGTAGCATTCAAGTTTATATGAACTCTTGTAATTAGTATAGTGTCACACATTTCCAGTACAGTATGTAATTCACAACCTATGTTCTATTTATTCCGCCACATTTTTTGGCATTCCTTCAACATATTTCCTGCTACTTCACCATCTTCTTACAGTTTAAAGCCAACAATGCAGTGCAGTGGCTTTGCTATTCAACAAACCTTGAAATATTCCACatctcattcattcatacattattgatattattcaacttttaaaGCCAGCAATCCAGTGGCAGCATCAGCCTTTCAACATCTAGCATTCACACGGCAATTTCTTCAGAAATTACCTTCCTAGAAGTTATTGGTCCTTTAGAGAAAGTAATGTCGGTCTGGTTTCAGAGGGTAGGAGGAAAATGTAATTTcctgaatatactgtacattttacagttttctaTGATACTACGTATGAACTTtgtaatttcatatttttttcacacttttttaatATGGTAGTTATACTGGCAAAATTATTTATTGTCTGAGGCAAGTCATATGTTTAGGATAATCTTTTTTATGCTTCAGTCTAAGACAAGTTTTTCTTTCGGGAGACCATAAAAGCAACCTTGACCTTGAATACTACTTATCTCGTCTCCAGACCTGGTATTTTGTTATATGCCAGAGCGTCACAGCTGTAGCTGAATAAAGAGAAATACAGTAGTTTTTCCTCATGCAAGGATGTGAGAGCCTCTGGGCTGCTGACTTCATAGCAGTGACCTTGGTTTGGGAAAGTGTATTTCAGAGCAGTCTAACGTAAGATGATTCTCATGAGCCACAGTGTGACTCAATGAcccaaaaataaaacacatcaaagTAAACGCCAGCATGAGCATGTGCAACAAGAttatttcaaataaataaaaaaaacagctgatgcATTTAAGATATTGAAAAAAGGTGGATAGCATGCAGTATAGGTCTGAAATTAAAAGCTTTATTTGGGGGGTTTTATGGGCATGGTTGCCTTATTTCAGTGGTGCAAAGTAACTAAGAACATTTAATCAAGGACTGTGCTCAAGTACAATTTTAAGGTATTCATACTGTACTTCggtatttcttttttatcctACTTTATAATTCTACTCGACTGCATTTAAGAgggaaatattttattttttactcaaCGGCATTTATTTGATAGTTGTAGTTATGTTGCAGATTCGGATTAGTAATTCTAAAATATaacaaacaaattaacaaattatatatagattacacatattatataaagcctcatccacactgggaacgtcaggagcgcgtggcagcTGCAGGATGCCAGTAGAAATACATCCATAAGCCCTGACAGTAGTGCAGACTAGTCTTGTGTGAGACTGCTCTCTAGTGACAAAAAATAGACTTGCATTCAGGTGCTGCCGTatgattttaaataaatgcaattaCTTTGTTCATCAGGGGCCCTAAAAGCTGCAGATTTATTGTGTGTCAAtttctttttggtaatttaACTAATTGAAACAAATTGAAGAGTACAGATTGTGTATAACAAGTTCTTCCCTATCGCGTTGTGTTATAGTTTCCAGATTGCCATAGAAACCACAGTCATGTGAGCATCAGTTAATCTAACTGTGACTCAACTGTAACATGATACAAAGATTAGTTTGTGGTGGTCACATGACTTacttagaaagacaaaataaatattttaaatgaaaatgtaagtctagacatttattttttttttattccatttttttaatttttttattgctaatttaaaatgtaccggaagaaacctgagcacctggagtaaacccacacatAAACATCCTGCTACTTTCTAATCTGAGGTTTAAGATGTTCCGAAAGTCTGTATTTTGGCTCCCCCTTACCTGCAGAGACGTAATTGGCCTCTTCACCACAAGTGAAACCCAACCCTCCAAAGATTGTATCGTTTGCAGTCTGTTCTGCATTCTTCACTGCAGCATCATGTGCATCCCCTCTCTGCTCCTGCAGTCTGACACGTTTTTCAGCTGCCAAGGAGACATTGAAGTTATGTAATTCTCTGGCCTTTACAGCCTTGAGAGTGGTGGTGGTTGCCTGTTGCTTCTTTAAGGGCGCCAGATTGTCAAAAATCTGACCTGTCATGAGCTCCCTGCACCTCTCTGCTTTTGCAGTCGTTTTTAGGAACAAACTTCAACTTGCAGCATCACGTTTCTCCCTTTTCTGCTCCTGCAGTCTGGCACATTTTTCAGCTGCCGTGGAGACATTAAAGTTATGCATATCAATTctggttttttttctgtcaaacttgacagaaacaaaatcaaaCTCATCAAACCAGTCTTGGTTAGTCTTTACACTGTTCCACCAATCACTCTGGTTTCGgtcgaaataaacccttaattcattGCATTAGATGTGAACAGAAACAGCCATTATGCTCTCCTAAAAggaaccagactccattgaaaaacacAGTAATTTCAAATTTGTTCCTATTggtacatccatccatccatccatgacTTTGACAAACACCCAGTGTGTCAATAAGTCACAATGTAGTATTTTCAATGACAAGTGCCATAAATGGCAACATGATCTGTTCTGCATTCTTCACTACAGCATCATGTGCATCCCCTCTCTGCTCCTGCAGTCTGACATGTTTTTCAGCTGCCAGGGAGACGTATTTAGcttatttaacataaaaaaagccGTTGCAGTGTATGAATGCAGGAAGAAGACCCCCAGACAcctatggaagtttttattggactttattagttgtaatccacagaagacattccacaaatgtgtaccatgatttttccaaatatttcactatccacaaacatgtattttttggttttgtgttgtgtaaagtcacatccacaaaaatacagggcgatttgcaaatacgcacaacttactctgtaaatacgtattttaaggtttacatgtaaagtgatatctacacatttgtgcatctgtttcgcatttgcagatcgcttcctgtggatttatgggccacatgacatttgtaactttcctcctgtttgtttacagaattttgtccgattggtaccgcagcagatctgtagataagagttgtaatccacagaagacaattcacaaatatgtaccatgatctgcaaatatttcactacccacaaacgtatttttgtatttgtgttgtgtaaagtcactatccacaaaaatacacgtttgtggatagtgaaatatttggaaatcatggtacacatttgtggaatgtcttctgtggattacaactaataaagtacAATACAAACTTCCACAGGAGATAAACGGCttttttatgttactgtaaataaGCTAAATATGTCAGACTGCAGGAGCAGAGAGGGGATGCACATGATGCTGCAGTGAAGAATGCAGAACAGATCATGTGTCAGATCCTTTATGGCACTAGATGGACTAATAAGAACAATTTCGAAATGACTgtgtttttcaatggagtctggtcccTTTGAGGAGAACATAAtggctgtttcttttcacatctaatgcaatgaattaagggtttatttcgaccaaaaCCTGAgtttgtgattgttggaacagtggaaagactaaccaagactAGTTTGATGAGtttgattttgtttctgtcaagtttgagagaaaaaaaatacagaattgtTATAATTGTTgtaataaaaacttccatagacccccgcttttgttttgaaatcctcACTATTTTTAAGGCAAGTCAAGGCAAGGCAAAGCAAGGAAGTTTTATTTgcatagcacatttcagcaacagggcaattcaaaatgctttacataaaacattcaagaacattgcgacaaagtgcaaaagaacattaagacataattaaaacagttataaaaacattaaagatttgaaaataaaaacaagctaaaaataaaagctagaatagaagctaaaatagagtataaggatagaatatagaatatgaggtctcaaggttgtcaaatctggctgcagtatatactaaaagtaaaaagtgaaagtatgCGGTTTGGAACGCACCCCGTGTTTCCTGTCTCCTAGACTCCGCCCCCTCTGACGCGCAGCTCCTGTGAGCGTCGCTGGTTCTTCCTCTACTCTAGCGGAGCAGCACCGACAGGAGGAGCTGATAGTAGTCTAGTTTAGTTGAGCTGGCGGGCTGTTCGGTCCGGTTAGGTGTAAACCAAGCGGTGAGCTGAGCTCCAGAGGAAGCTGCTGAAcaggagacatggaggagacggGCGGTGCGACCGCGTACGGGGCTTCGCTCGCAGGAGGAGGCTTCGACTTCAACAAGTTCATCCGACAACCGCAGACCATCGTGCGGATCCTCAGCTGGGTGAGAgagagcactgtgtgtgtgtgtgtgtgtgtgaacagcgCATGTTCATAGGTTAGACGGAAGTTATGTTCAACATGGTGTGAGAGCAGGTGGCCTGCAGCGTGTAAACGGGCTCTGTGTATTATCTCTGTTTGTGTTAGTTAGAACAACAACAGGTTTACTTTATGCAGCGTCTCTGCGGGGCGTCATGTTGCACGCAGCTGGTCTGTGACAGACAGCAGCTCGGAGACAGCACAGCTCAACACTGCTGCTGTCAGAGGAGAAGACAGAaaactgtctcacacacactgacacggaagcatagactgtatgcatatatatatatatatatatatatatatatatatatatatattatatgtttttttatttatattttaaaaggaaattatcatcacatttaattaatgatgtctaattatcttttgatatgttaaGATATAGtttattttcttctgttttgtttttgtatgtatttcattgtttttattggattgttttccactgtttggttaggtttttctgcacattttgtgtatttcttgttgttgttgtttaacttttgttgtatttttaaaatgatgttagtttagatctttcttccttttttgttattgttttttttttaccctgggGTTGGGTGGAAGTCCTTtctataagcctgtggcttcttgacctctcctgacacatttcttgttgtttttttcattgactggattttgtgcagttttatatatgtgcaaataaataaataaataaatatatatatatatatatagacacacacacacagtactaaaTATAGGATGTATGATCATTTAATCTGTCAGTGATCTCTGCAGTCTAGCTGTGCTCACCAGCCAGCAAATtactacattacattcattGTAACTTCTAAAGACAGAATATAagactttattttcttctaCAATATTTTATGTGTTGAATACAGGACAATCATgtcaattataataataataatgataataatctttatttgcatagcacctttctaaacatagtttcaaagtgcttgcacagatacaatgaaatacagacaaaataaaaacaacaataaaagaacaaaacataaagaccaaataatgagaaaactaaaacccgtaaccagtggtatcaaaacaataagttactACACATAAGCCAAAAGAGGACAATATAAGATA
This window contains:
- the LOC141765276 gene encoding germ cell-specific gene 1-like protein codes for the protein MKTSRRCRSFLSVSLNFFALFFSITAFITTYWCVGTQRVPKPKCSKLRTHQCIDYGVNETDPNKVVYSWETGDDRFLFRQFHTGIWYSCEENIHDESEMCRSFIDLAPPSEKGMLWLSLVSEMLYIVLLVVGFSLMCIDLVHSSNVIDGLKLNAFAAVFTVLSGLLGMVAHVMYTQVFQVTVSLGPPDWRPYNWDYGWSFCMAWASFTCCMGASVTTLNSYTKTVIEFRHKRKTFEQSIREEHAREAFGYFQECSLHSISKSVEVYSSQSLKSGRKTPIPVDSLDLTDIATSLGEEQC